The Nitrospirota bacterium genome contains a region encoding:
- a CDS encoding SMP-30/gluconolactonase/LRE family protein, with protein sequence MKRKLNNVIIYITCLAAVFSLSFSFPEPSGKDKAAWPLPPDPPQITYVMTIEKLSDIGVKKSFFRRVIEFVAGKEPEPRILRPAGIVSDGNGTVYISDTGLQVVHVFDFKNRKYRQAFKLENEPAPARLISPIGVALDKENNLYISDSVLKKVFVFDKTGKNINTIGVKGEFGRPAGLAVDISRKRLYITDVLNHKIWIYDLKEKVLSSFGGRGSHIGEFNFPTHIAIDSKGDLYVTDSMNFRVQVVSPEGKFIGTIGKMGNTIGTFSKPKGIGVDDEGHVYVVDNLYDTIQIFNRTGEILLNFGTHGGGKQGLWLPNGLYIDSDNYIYVADTYNERVQVFRYIK encoded by the coding sequence ATGAAACGTAAACTTAACAATGTAATAATTTATATTACTTGCTTAGCTGCTGTTTTTTCTCTGAGCTTCTCTTTTCCGGAGCCTTCAGGGAAAGATAAGGCTGCGTGGCCTCTGCCGCCTGACCCTCCTCAGATTACTTATGTAATGACAATAGAAAAACTCAGCGACATCGGTGTAAAGAAATCTTTTTTCAGGAGGGTTATTGAGTTTGTGGCAGGGAAAGAGCCGGAGCCGCGGATATTACGGCCTGCCGGGATTGTTTCTGATGGAAATGGGACAGTTTATATTTCTGATACCGGCCTTCAGGTTGTACATGTGTTTGATTTTAAGAATCGGAAATACAGACAGGCATTTAAACTTGAAAATGAGCCGGCACCCGCAAGATTAATATCCCCGATAGGAGTTGCCTTAGATAAGGAAAATAATCTATATATCTCTGATTCTGTTTTGAAAAAGGTTTTTGTATTTGATAAGACCGGTAAAAATATTAATACAATCGGGGTAAAGGGTGAATTTGGGCGGCCCGCAGGTCTTGCAGTTGATATATCAAGAAAACGGTTGTACATAACAGATGTCCTTAACCATAAGATATGGATATACGACCTGAAAGAAAAAGTCCTGTCTTCCTTCGGGGGAAGGGGCAGTCACATTGGGGAATTCAACTTTCCTACTCATATCGCCATAGATTCAAAAGGTGATTTATACGTCACTGATTCAATGAACTTCAGGGTTCAGGTTGTTAGTCCTGAAGGCAAATTTATTGGAACAATCGGGAAAATGGGGAACACTATAGGAACATTTTCTAAACCAAAGGGCATAGGTGTAGATGATGAAGGGCACGTTTATGTAGTAGATAATCTTTATGACACAATCCAGATATTTAATCGTACAGGAGAAATTTTGCTGAACTTCGGCACACACGGAGGAGGCAAACAAGGCTTATGGCTTCCCAATGGTCTCTATATTGACAGTGACAACTACATTTATGTTGCTGATACATATAATGAAAGGGTGCAGGTCTTTAGATACATTAAGTAA
- a CDS encoding cytochrome c: MKIYKLLFYIITSIFLITSCSSGSNQKQSTAVAEKGNIVVRKPDLAVGERLYNKYCFYCHGKEGRGDGAIGIGLPLKPVDFIGDTERMKKSDEALYQSIARGIHRKVGGESLQMPQWDLIMKEEEIRDVLAYIRYLAEKGKAK, translated from the coding sequence ATGAAAATTTATAAACTTCTATTTTATATAATTACAAGCATATTTCTAATCACCTCCTGCAGTTCCGGCAGCAATCAAAAACAATCCACAGCGGTTGCAGAAAAGGGGAATATTGTTGTTCGTAAACCGGATCTTGCTGTAGGGGAAAGGTTATATAATAAATACTGTTTCTACTGCCACGGCAAAGAAGGCAGAGGAGATGGGGCTATCGGCATAGGTCTTCCTTTGAAGCCTGTAGATTTTATCGGTGATACTGAGAGGATGAAAAAGAGTGATGAAGCCCTTTACCAGTCTATTGCGCGCGGGATTCACAGGAAAGTCGGAGGAGAGTCTCTTCAAATGCCGCAGTGGGACCTTATAATGAAAGAAGAAGAAATACGGGACGTCCTGGCCTACATAAGATATTTAGCTGAGAAAGGTAAAGCAAAGTAA